Proteins found in one Exiguobacterium sp. 9-2 genomic segment:
- the rpsA gene encoding 30S ribosomal protein S1 gives MVEEMKDMPDFEIHRDQVVTGMVVKIEDKQALIDIGYKTEAILPISEVSSLHLDDIRGVLNVGDELQVKVKKITDEEVVVSKREIDALKAWEQVEEKYKSGEIFEVVVKDIVKGGLVVDIGVRGFIPASLVERHYVEDFSDYIGRSIDVKVVELDQEKNRVILSHKAVVEGELNAKKKETLENLEVGQVLEGTVQRLTDFGAFVDIGGVDGLVHISEMAHHRVERPSDIVTEGQKVEVKVLGVDRDTEKVKLSIKETQPGPWQQMEGKIEAGDIVKGRVRRLVQFGAFIELAPQVEGLLHISQIANRHIGSPSEVLEEGQEIEAKVLEVRLDEHKISLSTRVLEEEEGSSEDYSDYSNQSEGFSVADLTEDDSETKE, from the coding sequence ATGGTCGAAGAAATGAAAGATATGCCTGATTTTGAAATTCATCGGGACCAGGTAGTTACCGGAATGGTCGTGAAAATTGAAGACAAGCAAGCACTCATTGATATCGGATATAAAACAGAAGCCATCTTACCGATCAGCGAAGTATCGAGTCTTCATCTCGATGATATTCGTGGTGTGTTGAACGTCGGAGATGAACTACAAGTGAAGGTCAAGAAAATCACGGATGAAGAGGTCGTCGTCTCAAAACGAGAAATTGATGCACTTAAAGCGTGGGAGCAAGTTGAAGAGAAGTATAAATCAGGTGAGATCTTTGAAGTTGTCGTGAAAGACATCGTTAAAGGTGGTCTCGTCGTTGATATCGGTGTCCGTGGATTCATCCCAGCGTCGCTTGTCGAGCGGCATTACGTCGAGGACTTCTCGGATTACATCGGTCGTTCGATTGACGTCAAGGTCGTTGAACTCGATCAAGAGAAGAACCGTGTCATTCTCTCGCACAAAGCCGTCGTTGAAGGTGAATTGAACGCGAAGAAAAAAGAGACACTCGAAAATCTAGAAGTGGGGCAAGTTCTAGAAGGAACAGTCCAACGATTGACAGATTTCGGTGCTTTCGTTGATATCGGTGGCGTCGATGGTCTCGTTCATATCTCGGAAATGGCACACCATCGTGTCGAACGTCCTTCGGACATCGTCACGGAAGGTCAGAAAGTCGAAGTCAAAGTACTTGGCGTCGACCGTGATACAGAAAAGGTTAAGTTGTCGATCAAGGAAACACAACCGGGTCCATGGCAACAGATGGAAGGGAAAATCGAAGCTGGGGATATTGTCAAAGGACGCGTACGTCGTCTTGTCCAGTTCGGTGCCTTCATTGAGCTTGCACCGCAGGTAGAAGGGCTTTTGCATATTTCACAAATCGCGAACCGTCATATCGGATCGCCTTCAGAAGTACTTGAAGAAGGACAAGAAATTGAAGCGAAGGTACTCGAAGTGCGTCTTGATGAGCACAAGATCTCGCTCTCGACACGTGTTCTCGAAGAGGAAGAAGGGTCTTCTGAGGACTATTCGGATTACTCGAATCAATCAGAAGGATTTTCTGTCGCTGACTTGACAGAAGACGATTCAGAGACGAAAGAATAA